A genomic region of Bernardetia sp. ABR2-2B contains the following coding sequences:
- a CDS encoding Uma2 family endonuclease: MITSLDQLDFNKVYSYSDYITWQFDGFVELIKGKIFPMSAPSRLHQEISINLSALLKIYLKSNHLECKVYAAPFDVRLLKNPNESLEQRLGKTDKEIYTVVQPDICVVCDLEKLDDRGCVGSPDLIIEIVSEKNAANAKRDIKDKYEIYAANAVKEYWLVRPLEKTVQKFVLNDANNKYEVAGFYGIDDIVPCYTLPNLDIEVNEIFE; this comes from the coding sequence ATGATTACTTCACTAGACCAATTAGACTTTAATAAAGTCTATTCATATTCTGACTACATAACATGGCAGTTTGACGGATTTGTAGAACTTATAAAAGGAAAAATATTTCCTATGTCTGCACCTTCTCGTTTGCATCAAGAAATTTCAATAAATCTAAGTGCTTTGTTGAAAATATACTTAAAAAGTAATCATTTAGAGTGTAAAGTATATGCAGCTCCTTTTGATGTTCGTTTACTAAAAAATCCGAATGAGTCGTTAGAGCAAAGACTTGGCAAAACCGATAAAGAAATTTATACCGTTGTGCAGCCAGATATTTGTGTGGTCTGTGATTTAGAAAAACTAGATGACAGAGGATGTGTAGGTTCGCCAGATTTAATTATTGAAATTGTATCTGAAAAAAATGCAGCCAATGCAAAGAGAGATATAAAAGACAAGTACGAAATTTATGCAGCCAATGCAGTAAAAGAATATTGGTTGGTTCGTCCGTTGGAAAAAACGGTGCAAAAGTTTGTTTTGAATGATGCCAATAACAAGTACGAAGTAGCAGGTTTTTATGGAATAGATGATATTGTACCTTGCTACACTTTGCCTAATTTGGATATTGAAGTCAATGAGATTTTTGAATGA
- a CDS encoding electron transfer flavoprotein subunit alpha/FixB family protein — translation MSVLVYIEADNNAVKKSSLEALTYAAKMNAGDVTALVTDKAENLEDLGKYGVKTVLQVSDDNLSTRPVGAIASAIAGAAQKAGANVVVMSRSSTVDAAAPRVGVKMKATVASNVIALPQTDAGFVVRRGVFTGKAFADTKLEGENKVLTIAKNALAVDDSAGGSATVEAFSPEYGAKDFAVKVTDVKKQEGDILLPEADLVVSAGRGLKGPENWGMIDELAKTLGAATACSKPVSDMDWRPHHEHVGQTGIKVAPSLYIAVGISGAIQHLAGVNSSKTIVVINKDGEAPFFKSADYGIVGDAFDVVPKLQAALEKAGV, via the coding sequence ATGTCAGTTTTAGTATATATAGAAGCAGATAACAATGCAGTAAAAAAGTCTTCTTTAGAGGCTCTTACGTATGCTGCCAAAATGAATGCAGGTGATGTAACTGCTTTAGTTACAGATAAAGCCGAAAACTTAGAAGACCTTGGAAAGTATGGTGTCAAAACTGTTTTGCAAGTAAGTGATGATAATCTTTCTACTCGTCCTGTGGGTGCGATTGCTAGTGCGATTGCAGGTGCAGCGCAAAAAGCAGGAGCTAATGTAGTAGTGATGTCTCGCTCTTCTACCGTTGATGCAGCAGCACCACGAGTAGGCGTAAAAATGAAAGCAACAGTTGCATCAAATGTGATTGCACTTCCTCAAACAGATGCAGGATTTGTAGTTCGCAGAGGTGTTTTTACTGGAAAAGCATTTGCTGATACGAAATTAGAAGGCGAAAATAAAGTGCTTACAATTGCCAAAAATGCACTTGCAGTTGATGATTCTGCTGGTGGCTCGGCTACTGTAGAAGCATTTAGTCCAGAATATGGAGCTAAAGATTTTGCTGTAAAAGTAACAGATGTAAAAAAACAAGAAGGCGATATTTTATTGCCAGAAGCTGATTTAGTTGTTTCTGCTGGTCGTGGCTTGAAAGGTCCTGAAAACTGGGGAATGATTGATGAGTTAGCTAAAACTTTAGGCGCAGCAACAGCTTGTTCGAAACCAGTTTCAGATATGGATTGGAGACCTCACCACGAACATGTTGGTCAGACAGGAATTAAAGTTGCTCCTTCATTGTATATCGCAGTAGGTATTTCGGGAGCAATTCAGCACTTAGCAGGTGTAAATTCTTCTAAAACTATTGTTGTAATCAATAAAGATGGAGAAGCTCCTTTCTTCAAATCGGCTGATTATGGTATTGTTGGAGATGCTTTTGATGTAGTTCCTAAATTACAAGCTGCTTTAGAAAAAGCTGGAGTTTAA
- a CDS encoding electron transfer flavoprotein subunit beta/FixA family protein yields MNILVCICHVPDTTTKIKFAGTELDKNGVQFIIGPYDDYALARAVELKDASGGKLTVLNVGEADTEPTIRKALAIGADDAVRINAHPKDAYFVAEQIAAYAKDKNFDMILMGREASDYNGGQVHGMVAEMLDMPCIVPCMTLEVNGTTAKMGREIEGGKEYVECEMPFVAGCQEPIAEWKIPNMRGIMMARKKPLEVIEPTTQSAPTEVVNFELPPSRGNVKMIDADNMDELVRLLKEDAKVI; encoded by the coding sequence ATGAATATATTAGTTTGCATTTGTCATGTACCTGACACAACCACAAAAATTAAATTTGCTGGTACAGAATTAGATAAAAATGGTGTCCAGTTTATTATTGGTCCTTATGATGATTATGCACTTGCTCGTGCCGTCGAATTAAAAGACGCAAGTGGTGGAAAATTGACGGTTCTTAATGTAGGAGAAGCAGATACAGAACCTACTATCCGTAAAGCGTTAGCTATCGGTGCAGATGATGCTGTTCGTATCAATGCACATCCAAAAGACGCTTACTTTGTAGCTGAACAGATTGCAGCTTATGCAAAAGACAAAAACTTTGATATGATTTTGATGGGGCGTGAAGCTAGTGATTATAATGGTGGACAGGTACACGGAATGGTTGCCGAAATGTTGGATATGCCTTGTATAGTTCCTTGTATGACTTTAGAAGTAAATGGAACGACAGCTAAAATGGGTCGTGAAATTGAAGGTGGAAAAGAATATGTAGAATGCGAAATGCCATTTGTAGCAGGTTGTCAAGAGCCAATTGCAGAATGGAAAATCCCTAATATGCGTGGTATCATGATGGCACGTAAGAAGCCTTTAGAAGTAATTGAACCTACTACACAATCAGCACCAACAGAAGTTGTAAATTTTGAACTTCCTCCTTCTCGTGGAAATGTAAAAATGATTGATGCTGATAATATGGACGAGCTTGTACGTCTATTGAAAGAAGACGCAAAAGTTATTTAG
- a CDS encoding MG2 domain-containing protein, which yields MNHLLNKSRCWCFSDSDTNNPKLLNIFALGFLFWLVSCASTEKLQVIDQNFGEQIALQQNLTFTFNQAIAKPEQLDVWQEIEYLDINPKVKGKFKWTSPTTLIFSPDEGFSPNTKYQVKLTQNLIAELTKKNVEIDKEKKFEFHTPYLDLSTAQAYWSTDAKGSPELLLNLLFNYDINPSALNSLLSLSTLGMSETGNGTAANYTLKSNEAGKNIRLVVKPNVSDSKELAGKTISIKIKEGLKMTKGDGTAPEMSFKTDIPDPQTFEVTQVSSYKMNGKTVVRVLTNQSVQQNEAQIKDLISVTPQLRTEIEKTDAGFLVKANFKDETNYQLTINQDLKGVFGTKLTAEYQHVLLFGGAQQEISFVDGKASYLTSKGERNIGVNIYGFEKVELEVYKIYENNIQHFLREVVGLYDYSDMDSYFYGNDEKNYGDVILKKDMKITDFKKAGSSYAIDMREVVANDSRPFEGMYYVVVRSKDDRWIKDRQIVCVSDLGFIVRRSDDEIFVFANSIMNATPEEGTQMRLISTSNQTIQTTRTDAEGVAKFTGLKKLGEKYNFQFITAQKNNDFSYIHLKQNQVSTYGFETDGIYPTAGSYQSFIYPERNLYRPDEKISFKAIIRNWEDWKSVGQIPVKWKILMPNGRTLVEKQNRLSEEGTFAATIPLPSTSVTGSYTIEVYTSNDVLLASRNINVEEFMPQRIKVASKLNEESVKSGQSINLEATATNLFGPPAADRNYEVRLTYNKKAFSSKDEKYKDYNFYLNIGNNQMPSYEDYENTGETNLQGKVTESVKIPNTFENIGLMQGTFYTTVFDETGRPVGSRKSFDIITQPYFMGIKRLDYYWIGLNQPLNFPLIALDYDGTAIPANARVQVVRYDWHTALERRYNGQYSYVSKYKEIVEYDKEMKVNPSGTSVTFTPKISARYEVRVSLPNAETYVATTFYAYYYGSVSNSSFQVDKAGQIDITLNKKKYNAGETAKVLFKAPFSGRMLVTLEKDNVIEHKYIDVENRSASMDIPITDEHLPNIYLSATLIRPLSNNDVPLTVAHGYIPIRVENEKEHKIDLEITVPERMRSSQKQNILVKTGRPMEDVEITIAAVDEGILLIKNFQTPDPYNYFFQKRALGVKAFDMYERLYPEFKANIQNFGAGGYDLGNRTNPMANKRVKPVSFWSGTLKTNSKGEVNYTIDVPQFSGDLRIMAVAVQGAKFGSATANMKVADPIVISAGIPRFLSPKDKITMPVTMSNTTEKVAQATVTLKTKGAVSPDGKTTQTVTIQPNSEAKVDFKINAIEAVGTANIDVEVAALGEKFNQTTDITVRPFTSLLKESDAGSVEGGKSKTLSFKHDYVPTSADAKLVVSKSPMVQFVKSLDYLVRYPYGCVEQTTSSAFPQLYVKDIAESIGKSLSYNLNPDENVRFAIGKLQSMQLYEGGLSYWQGGHEASWWGTVYATHFLTEAKKAGYEVNDEVLEKAHDYLLTKIKSKDTERLYYYNINGQLTSRPIANKSIFYSMYILAMAGKQDASTMNYYKANKHLLAIDSRYLLAATYKLLGDKASYTTVLPPSFSGEKSQQSLGGNFYSYIRDQAISLNVLLEQDPKNPQIGTLAKQLSEQYRAKRYLNTQEHAFTFLALGKLARKANNSNITAQISAGGSNLSAYENGTVVLTKNQVLDKEITIQTSGEGDLYYFWEKEGISLKGDYIQEDKNIRVRRTYLDKKGNVITGNVKQNQLVVVRIEVISTSVDVIENVVITDMLPAGLEIENPRLGGAQQFDWIKNASSPEHFDFRDDRVNIFTDVRKKKPQYYYYQTRAVSKGNYKVGLISADAMYDASYHSYHGAGSLVVE from the coding sequence ATGAATCACTTACTTAACAAAAGCCGTTGTTGGTGTTTTAGCGATAGCGACACCAACAACCCAAAACTACTCAATATTTTTGCACTTGGATTTTTATTTTGGCTCGTTTCCTGTGCCTCTACGGAAAAGCTACAAGTCATCGACCAAAATTTTGGAGAGCAAATCGCCCTTCAACAAAACCTTACTTTTACATTCAATCAAGCCATTGCAAAACCAGAACAATTGGATGTTTGGCAGGAGATTGAATATTTAGATATAAATCCAAAAGTAAAAGGGAAGTTTAAGTGGACAAGTCCGACAACACTTATTTTTTCCCCAGATGAAGGATTTTCTCCTAATACAAAGTATCAAGTCAAACTTACTCAAAATCTGATTGCAGAACTTACAAAGAAAAATGTTGAGATTGATAAAGAAAAAAAGTTTGAATTTCATACGCCTTATCTTGACCTTTCGACAGCACAAGCCTACTGGAGTACAGATGCCAAAGGTTCGCCAGAGTTACTTTTGAATCTACTTTTTAATTATGACATTAATCCTAGTGCATTGAATAGTTTGCTTTCACTTTCCACACTTGGAATGTCTGAAACAGGAAATGGAACAGCAGCAAATTATACCTTGAAAAGTAATGAAGCAGGGAAAAATATTCGTTTAGTTGTAAAACCTAATGTAAGCGATAGCAAAGAATTAGCAGGAAAAACGATTTCTATCAAAATAAAAGAAGGATTGAAGATGACAAAAGGCGACGGAACTGCTCCAGAGATGTCATTTAAAACAGATATTCCAGACCCACAAACTTTTGAAGTTACGCAAGTTTCTTCCTATAAAATGAATGGAAAAACAGTTGTACGAGTTCTAACAAACCAAAGTGTGCAACAAAATGAAGCACAGATTAAAGATTTGATTTCGGTTACGCCACAGCTTCGTACAGAAATAGAAAAAACAGATGCAGGTTTTTTGGTAAAAGCCAATTTCAAAGATGAAACAAACTATCAGCTTACTATCAATCAAGATTTGAAGGGAGTTTTCGGAACAAAACTGACAGCCGAATATCAACACGTTTTGCTCTTTGGTGGAGCGCAGCAAGAAATTTCTTTTGTAGATGGTAAGGCTTCTTATTTGACTTCAAAAGGTGAAAGAAATATAGGTGTAAATATTTACGGATTTGAGAAAGTAGAATTGGAAGTATATAAGATTTATGAAAATAATATTCAGCATTTTCTTAGAGAAGTAGTTGGTTTGTACGACTACTCTGATATGGATAGTTATTTTTATGGCAACGATGAGAAAAATTATGGCGATGTAATTCTCAAAAAAGACATGAAAATTACAGATTTCAAAAAGGCTGGAAGTAGTTATGCTATCGATATGCGTGAGGTAGTGGCAAATGATAGCCGTCCGTTTGAAGGAATGTATTATGTAGTGGTGCGTTCAAAAGATGACCGTTGGATAAAAGACCGTCAGATTGTTTGTGTTTCAGATTTAGGATTCATTGTTCGTAGAAGTGATGATGAGATTTTTGTTTTTGCCAATTCGATTATGAATGCGACACCAGAAGAAGGAACACAAATGCGACTTATCAGTACAAGTAATCAGACTATCCAAACGACAAGAACAGATGCTGAAGGAGTAGCTAAATTTACAGGACTAAAAAAGCTAGGCGAAAAATATAATTTCCAGTTTATCACAGCTCAAAAAAATAACGATTTTAGTTATATCCATTTAAAGCAAAATCAAGTTTCTACGTATGGATTTGAAACCGATGGAATTTATCCCACAGCAGGAAGTTATCAATCCTTTATTTATCCAGAGCGTAATTTGTACCGTCCAGATGAGAAAATTAGCTTTAAAGCTATTATTAGAAATTGGGAAGATTGGAAAAGTGTAGGACAGATTCCTGTAAAATGGAAAATCTTGATGCCAAACGGCAGAACATTAGTAGAAAAACAAAACCGTCTTTCAGAAGAAGGAACTTTTGCAGCTACTATTCCTCTTCCAAGTACAAGCGTAACAGGAAGTTATACGATTGAAGTTTATACCTCAAATGATGTTTTGTTGGCTTCAAGAAATATAAATGTAGAGGAATTTATGCCACAGCGTATAAAAGTAGCTTCAAAACTCAATGAAGAATCTGTAAAGAGTGGGCAATCTATAAATTTAGAAGCAACAGCAACAAATCTTTTTGGTCCTCCAGCAGCCGACCGAAATTATGAAGTACGCTTAACCTACAACAAAAAAGCCTTTTCTTCAAAAGATGAGAAATATAAAGATTACAACTTTTATTTGAATATTGGAAATAATCAAATGCCTTCCTACGAAGATTATGAAAATACAGGAGAAACTAATTTGCAAGGCAAAGTAACAGAGAGCGTCAAAATACCGAATACATTTGAAAATATCGGACTGATGCAAGGAACTTTTTATACAACTGTTTTTGATGAAACAGGACGACCAGTAGGTTCAAGAAAGAGTTTTGATATAATTACGCAGCCTTATTTTATGGGCATAAAAAGATTAGATTATTATTGGATTGGTCTTAATCAACCTCTCAATTTTCCACTCATTGCCCTTGATTATGATGGAACAGCGATTCCTGCAAACGCAAGAGTTCAAGTTGTTCGTTATGATTGGCACACGGCTTTAGAGAGAAGGTACAACGGTCAGTATAGTTATGTTTCGAAGTATAAAGAAATAGTAGAGTATGATAAAGAAATGAAAGTCAATCCGTCTGGAACTTCCGTTACTTTTACACCAAAAATTTCGGCTCGTTATGAGGTTCGTGTTTCTCTTCCAAATGCCGAAACATATGTAGCCACAACTTTCTATGCTTATTATTATGGTTCGGTTTCAAATTCTTCTTTTCAAGTAGATAAAGCAGGGCAGATTGATATTACACTCAATAAGAAAAAGTACAATGCAGGAGAAACAGCAAAGGTACTTTTCAAAGCTCCTTTTTCGGGTAGAATGCTCGTTACTTTAGAAAAAGATAATGTCATTGAACACAAATATATTGATGTAGAAAATCGTTCGGCTTCAATGGATATTCCGATTACAGATGAGCATTTACCAAATATTTATTTGAGTGCGACGCTTATTCGTCCACTTTCGAATAATGATGTTCCTCTTACAGTAGCTCATGGTTATATTCCGATTAGAGTAGAAAATGAAAAGGAACACAAAATTGATTTAGAAATTACAGTCCCAGAGCGTATGCGTTCTTCTCAAAAACAAAATATTCTTGTCAAGACAGGCAGACCAATGGAAGATGTAGAAATTACGATTGCAGCCGTTGATGAAGGAATTTTACTGATAAAGAATTTCCAAACGCCAGACCCTTACAATTATTTCTTTCAAAAAAGAGCATTAGGCGTAAAAGCATTTGATATGTATGAACGTCTGTATCCAGAGTTTAAGGCAAATATTCAAAACTTCGGAGCAGGTGGGTATGATTTAGGAAACCGTACCAATCCGATGGCAAACAAACGTGTAAAACCAGTTTCTTTTTGGTCAGGAACACTGAAAACAAACTCAAAAGGCGAAGTTAATTATACTATCGATGTACCACAATTTTCAGGAGATTTGAGGATTATGGCTGTGGCTGTACAGGGTGCAAAATTTGGCAGCGCAACGGCAAATATGAAAGTGGCAGACCCTATCGTAATTTCGGCAGGTATTCCTCGTTTTCTTAGTCCAAAAGACAAAATTACGATGCCTGTAACGATGAGCAACACCACCGAAAAAGTAGCACAAGCAACCGTTACTTTAAAAACAAAAGGTGCAGTTTCTCCAGATGGAAAGACAACACAAACGGTTACTATTCAGCCAAATAGCGAAGCAAAAGTAGATTTCAAAATCAATGCAATTGAAGCTGTCGGAACGGCAAATATTGATGTTGAAGTGGCAGCTTTAGGCGAAAAATTCAATCAAACGACTGATATTACGGTTCGTCCGTTTACTTCTCTTTTGAAAGAATCTGATGCAGGAAGCGTAGAAGGTGGAAAAAGCAAAACGCTTAGTTTCAAACACGATTATGTACCAACTTCGGCAGATGCAAAACTTGTTGTGAGTAAGTCGCCGATGGTTCAATTTGTGAAATCTTTAGATTATTTGGTGCGTTATCCGTATGGTTGTGTGGAGCAGACTACCTCAAGTGCTTTCCCTCAACTCTATGTAAAAGATATTGCCGAATCTATTGGGAAATCATTGAGTTATAATCTAAACCCTGATGAAAATGTACGTTTTGCAATCGGAAAACTACAATCTATGCAGCTTTACGAAGGAGGACTAAGTTACTGGCAAGGTGGACATGAAGCGAGTTGGTGGGGAACAGTCTATGCAACGCATTTCTTGACAGAAGCTAAAAAAGCAGGGTATGAAGTAAATGATGAAGTTTTGGAAAAGGCACATGATTATCTACTTACCAAAATTAAATCAAAAGATACCGAACGTCTGTATTATTATAATATCAACGGACAGCTCACGTCAAGACCAATTGCCAACAAATCTATTTTCTATTCTATGTATATTTTGGCAATGGCAGGAAAGCAAGATGCTTCGACGATGAATTATTATAAAGCAAATAAGCATTTATTAGCGATTGATTCTCGTTATTTACTAGCTGCAACGTATAAATTATTGGGAGATAAGGCGAGTTATACAACTGTTTTGCCTCCATCTTTTTCAGGAGAAAAATCTCAGCAGTCTTTGGGTGGAAATTTCTATTCTTATATACGTGACCAAGCTATTTCTTTGAACGTATTGTTAGAGCAAGACCCAAAAAATCCACAAATAGGAACTCTTGCCAAACAATTATCTGAACAGTACAGAGCAAAACGTTATCTCAATACACAAGAACACGCTTTTACGTTTTTAGCTTTAGGAAAACTAGCACGAAAAGCAAATAATAGCAATATTACAGCTCAAATTTCGGCTGGAGGCTCTAACCTTTCGGCGTATGAAAACGGAACAGTTGTTCTTACAAAAAATCAAGTTTTGGATAAAGAAATAACTATCCAAACGAGTGGAGAAGGCGATTTGTATTATTTTTGGGAGAAAGAAGGAATAAGTCTGAAAGGCGATTACATACAAGAAGATAAAAATATTCGTGTTCGTCGTACATATTTAGACAAAAAAGGAAATGTAATTACTGGTAATGTCAAACAAAATCAATTAGTAGTTGTCAGAATAGAAGTGATTTCTACTTCGGTAGATGTCATTGAAAATGTAGTGATTACTGATATGCTTCCTGCTGGTTTGGAGATAGAAAACCCACGACTAGGAGGAGCGCAACAATTTGATTGGATAAAAAATGCTTCTTCGCCAGAACATTTTGACTTTAGAGATGATAGAGTAAATATTTTTACGGATGTCAGAAAGAAGAAGCCACAATATTATTATTATCAAACTCGTGCCGTTTCAAAAGGAAATTATAAAGTCGGTTTGATAAGTGCTGATGCGATGTATGATGCTTCTTATCACTCTTATCACGGTGCTGGTAGCTTAGTGGTGGAGTAG
- a CDS encoding helix-turn-helix domain-containing protein, producing MDNTEISQFGISLKYCRELNDNMSQRALGKALGVSGGSISHYENGKQPTLELAQKAADFFDLTLDEFLNIVDKNTNQELVEKAKLKSRYKQDIKQAGDKAGDKAGDIYTKSDNTSHKEGNSYEIEALRKSLEDKERIIASLEQRITDKEELNKMLRNEVDRLKKELQGYKSSE from the coding sequence ATGGACAATACAGAAATATCTCAATTCGGAATAAGTTTAAAATATTGCAGAGAGCTAAATGATAATATGAGCCAAAGAGCTTTAGGTAAAGCATTAGGTGTTTCAGGAGGCTCTATATCGCATTATGAAAATGGTAAACAACCTACTTTAGAACTTGCTCAAAAAGCAGCAGACTTTTTTGATTTAACTTTAGATGAATTCTTGAATATAGTTGATAAAAATACTAATCAAGAACTTGTTGAAAAAGCTAAACTAAAATCTCGTTATAAGCAAGATATTAAACAAGCGGGGGACAAAGCGGGGGACAAAGCGGGGGACATTTATACTAAATCCGATAACACTTCCCATAAAGAAGGTAATAGCTATGAAATAGAGGCTTTGAGAAAGTCCTTAGAAGATAAGGAGCGTATCATTGCTAGTCTTGAGCAGCGCATCACTGATAAGGAGGAATTGAATAAAATGCTACGCAATGAGGTAGATAGGCTTAAAAAGGAGCTACAAGGCTATAAAAGCAGCGAATAA
- a CDS encoding SPOR domain-containing protein: MSHFNSLKFNFLYKKAGLLFIIGFLLSLSPTFAQISVNKMIFFAGSFDQLQEEGKKKNTPYFVFVHAKNNKFDSVTFANQYVQTYVKKRYLAQKLQAPSLYADYVVKKYEVKSFPQILIFTPQGKLVDRITSYLSPKQMIARLKLHESKTGSPDDRASAFAKAANPELSLKLQTEGEIQEVYHFSIRPYGVEEKTIGIQLGVFENYQNLVNNVSELEVHWHDNILVTFVEIDGKMLYRLLLGPFYSYEHAEVYNKNLKEKMGLRGILVSLEDFDPITEENKDKYLLENIETPVESENPNKR; the protein is encoded by the coding sequence ATGTCTCATTTCAATTCATTAAAATTCAATTTCCTTTATAAAAAAGCAGGATTACTCTTTATTATAGGCTTCTTGCTTAGTTTATCTCCTACTTTTGCTCAAATTTCAGTAAATAAAATGATTTTTTTTGCAGGTTCTTTTGACCAGTTACAAGAGGAAGGAAAGAAGAAAAATACACCTTATTTTGTGTTTGTTCATGCAAAAAACAACAAATTCGATTCAGTTACTTTTGCTAATCAGTATGTTCAGACGTACGTAAAAAAGCGTTATTTAGCTCAAAAGCTACAAGCTCCTTCGTTATATGCTGATTATGTCGTAAAAAAGTACGAGGTAAAAAGCTTCCCTCAAATTTTGATTTTTACGCCTCAAGGTAAACTTGTTGATAGAATTACATCATACCTTAGTCCCAAACAAATGATTGCTCGTTTGAAATTGCACGAAAGCAAAACAGGCTCTCCAGATGATAGAGCTTCTGCTTTTGCAAAGGCTGCCAACCCAGAATTATCATTAAAATTACAGACAGAAGGAGAAATTCAAGAAGTTTACCATTTTAGTATTCGTCCTTATGGAGTTGAGGAAAAGACCATCGGAATTCAGCTAGGTGTTTTCGAAAACTATCAGAACTTAGTAAACAATGTTTCTGAATTAGAAGTACATTGGCACGACAATATTCTAGTAACCTTCGTAGAAATAGATGGTAAAATGTTATATAGATTACTTCTAGGACCTTTTTATAGTTATGAACATGCCGAAGTTTATAACAAAAACTTAAAAGAAAAAATGGGATTACGTGGTATTTTGGTAAGCTTAGAAGACTTTGACCCAATTACAGAAGAGAATAAAGATAAATATTTGTTAGAAAACATAGAAACACCCGTTGAGAGTGAAAACCCAAATAAGAGATAG